Proteins encoded in a region of the Maniola jurtina chromosome 12, ilManJurt1.1, whole genome shotgun sequence genome:
- the LOC123870453 gene encoding uncharacterized protein LOC123870453, whose translation MARRAALLLAAALLLARAHAHDAHDAHDAHHDDDDSDPVPFMVVLEHEDGRRCAASLLSLRTALSTARCAAGGGDARALWALAAALLGARGVAPAAGARRVACVALAGDAADPARDLAVLRLEAPFGRAARALPVLLQTDARAAAARCHAVRALPPRTAAGPRVRFRVFSLRVAPERACAAHVPQWVATRARLLCLAADDVLCERDLGGGVVCDGKLSGVLSALGGAGACGATVAAQAVARVRRFLHCAHTLRQCGRFCDSGACASECTERRLLPDDAPPAPASPRVGTTLPLAEDAADDLAPNAPPAAPATAPPPASAAPPPPCRTALARVPFVAEHASSPRHALEFEPNRPDFKAGEYGDHAADYVADDAPPPRAARPPPAPTPAPAPTPAPTSTPPAPALQLAARAPPRAATCASVILYAMTLLFGT comes from the exons AtggcgcgccgcgccgcgctgcTGCTGGCCGCGGCGCTGCTGCTCGCGCGCGCGCACGCGCACGACGCGCACGACGCGCACGACGCACACCACGACGACGACGACAGCGACCCCGTGCCCTTCATG GTGGTGCTGGAGCACGAGGACGGCCGGCGCTGCGCCGCCTCGCTGCTGTCGCTGCGCACCGCCCTCAGCACGGCGCGCTGCGCGGCCGGCGGCGGCGACGCGCGCGCGCTGTGGGCGCTGGCGGCCGCGCTGCTCGGCGCGCGCGGCGTGGCGCCGGCGGCCGGCGCGCGGCGCGTGGCGTGCGTGGCGCTGGCGGGTGACGCCGCCGACCCCGCGCGCGACCTGGCCGTGCTCCGGCTGGAGGCGCCCTTCGgccgcgccgcgcgcgcgcTACCCGTGCTGCTGCAGACAgacgcgcgcgccgccgccgcgcgctgCCACGCCGTGCGCGCGCTGCCGCCTCGCACCGCCGCCGGCCCGCGCGTGCGCTTCCGCGTGTTCAGCTTGCGGGTCGCGCCCGAGCGGGCTTGCGCGGCGCACGTGCCGCAGTGGGTGGCTACGCGCGCGCGCCTGCTGTGCCTGGCCGCCGACGACGTCCTGTGCGAG CGCGACCTCGGCGGCGGCGTGGTGTGCGACGGCAAGCTGAGCGGCGTGCTGAGCGCGCTGGGCGGAGCGGGCGCGTGCGGCGCCACGGTGGCGGCGCAGGCCGTGGCGCGCGTGCGGCGCTTCCTGCACTGCGCGCACACGCTGCGCCAGTGCGGACG GTTCTGTGACAGCGGCGCGTGCGCGTCCGAGTGCACCGAGCGCCGCCTGCTGCCCGACGACGCGCCCCCCGCTCCCGCCTCCCCGCGTGTCGGGACCACGCTGCCACTCGCCGAAGACGCCGCCGACGACCTCGCCCCGA ACGCGCCACCCGCCGCTCCCGCCACCGCACCGCCGCCTGCGTcagccgcgccgccgccgccgtgCCGCACCGCGCTCGCCCGCGTCCCCTTCGTCGCCGAGCACGCTTCTTCGCCGAGACATGCTCTGGAGTTCGAACCTAACCGCCCCGACTTTAAG GCGGGCGAGTACGGCGACCACGCAGCCGACTACGTGGCCGACGACGCGCCGccgccccgcgccgcccgcccgccgcccgcgcccacACCCGCGCCCGCGCCCACGCCCGCGCCCACGAGCAcaccgcccgcgcccgcgctgCAGCTCGCCGCTCGCGCGCCGCCCCGCGCCGCCACCTGCGCCTCTGTCATACTGTATGCTATGACACTGCTATTTGGGACATAA
- the LOC123870454 gene encoding uncharacterized protein LOC123870454 has protein sequence MPQINNIQTYSSSKQDVEYVAEDLPSEQSGAEAQLLASDDDEPARQPRRAASPEPRADFYVDRRLDRGNLRVSTLYYPGRPEYRCVAAPRVERPPRARYYSRRAPDAPAAPALHERVAAFRRLLAAAPDDVALWESFIDFQEACGGAESALAAAEEGAARLPCAGRLRTRLLAALRRALPPHAALERLRDMLAAERAAPARVELWEALLRALAAAPGGDAAQLDAAAAAALADTRVLPAAYPRLLLARGELLRAAGLAERLALLVELVVAMNFAPDAAAPFPPPEPRAEAERAERRLRELEDAALRSGLPLGAVWVRVERLRGAAHWRAPVAGAADADPQRAPLPHDVAELLLPAAAPAELLRLAAALLLLAGVPALPGVGWTARWAGGAARGAEALLPLLDEAGALPAAHRAHVTPPDARRVLQLLQDPPHYFTDDAGYLRWVEALWDALCARLRGDALLALACWRLRWLAALVPLAAPAEATRLRGRARALLRRLDHPLLFAEFARLERSVAGVARAAAVAAAALRAALSRADVPHHHCLYVARVLAELSADGAWPSAAGACALVSAALRRAPPAGLPAPAPEELAAALQRCEERCAALEAENAADEEEDTALALLPGAGEWARARALLAPPERRARLLRRLAAAVRAGDAARYWEESGAALAAAAAQSAGAPLWAWSAARGAAERLRALAPRGDVAALAALLPLLARALREDCAPPDAERLVRAARRVVSSGSGALLWALRLEAEARAPRPRLQHALYAALDAAPHAKWLYVRGAAWCGGEAAALADALLERQLRLHALPDELRPPPDAPDAPDAPAR, from the exons ATGCCACAGATCAATAACATACAGA CTTATTCCTCGTCCAAACAAGACGTCGAGTACGTCGCGGAAGACTTGC CGAGCGAGCAGTCGGGCGCGGAGGCGCAGCTGCTGGCGAGCGACGACGACGAGCCGGCGCGTCAGCCGCGGCGCGCCGCGTCGCCCGAGCCGCGCGCCGACTTCTACGTGGACCGCCGGCTGGACCGCGGCAACCTGCGCGTGTCCACGCTCTACTACCCCGGCCGGCCCGA GTACCGCTGCGTCGCGGCGCCGCGCGTCGAGCGGCCGCCGCGCGCGCGCTACTACAGCCGCCGCGCGCCCgacgcgcccgccgcgcccgcgctgCACGAGCGCGTCGCCGCCTTCCGCCGCCTGCTCGCGGCCGCGCCCGACGACGTCGCGCTCTGGGAGAGCTTCATAGACTTTCAG GAAGCGTGCGGCGGCGCGGAGAGCGCGCTCGCGGCGGCCGAGGAGGGCGCGGCGCGCCTGCCGTGCGCGGGCCGCCTGCGCACGCGCCTGCTGGCTGCGCTGCGCCGCGCGCTGCCGCCGCACGCCGCGCTCGAGCGCCTGCGCGACATGCTGGCCGCGGAGcgcgcggcgccggcgcgcgTAGAGCTGTGGGAAGCGCTGCTGCGCGCGCTGGCGGCGGCGCCGGGCGGCGACGCGGCGCAGCTGGACGCGGCCGCGGCCGCCGCGCTCGCCGACACGCGCGTGCTGCCCGCCGCCTACCCGCGCCTGCTGCTGGCGCGCGGTGAGTTGCTGCGTGCCGCTGGGCTCGCCGAACGCCTCGCGCTGCTCGTGGAGCTCGTCGTGGCCATGAACTTCGCGCCCGACGCCGCCGCGCCCTTCCCGCCGCCTGAGCCGCGCGCCGAGGCGGAGCGCGCCGAGCGCCGGCTGCGCGAGCTGGAGGACGCGGCGCTGCGCAGCGGGCTGCCGCTGGGCGCGGTGTGGGTGCGCGTGGAGCGCCTGCGCGGCGCCGCACACTGGCGCGCGCCGGTCGCCGGCGCCGCGGACGCGGACCCGCAGCGCGCGCCGCTGCCGCACGACGTGGCCGAGCTGCTGCTGCCGGCCGCGGCGCCGGCGGAGCTGCTACGGCTGGCGGCGGCGCTGCTGCTGTTGGCGGGCGTGCCGGCGCTGCCGGGCGTGGGGTGGACGGCGCGctgggcgggcggcgcggcgcgcggcgcggagGCGCTGCTGCCGCTGCTGGACGAGGCGGGCGCGCTGCCGGCGGCGCACCGCGCGCACGTGACGCCGCCTGACGCGCGCCGCGTGCTGCAGCTGCTGCAGGACCCGCCGCACTACTTCACCGACGACGcgg GCTACCTGCGCTGGGTGGAGGCGCTGTGGGACGCACTGTGCGCGCGCCTCCGCGGCGACGCGCTGCTCGCGCTCGCGTGCTGGCGCCTGCGCTGGCTGGCCGCGCTCGTGCCGCTGGCCGCGCCCGCCGAGGCTACGCGCCTACGCGGCCGTGCGCGCGCGCTGCTGCGCCGCCTCGACCATCCGCTGCTCTTCGCCGAGTTCGCGCGCCTCGAGCGCAGCGTGGCGGGCGTCGCACGCGCTGCCGCCGTCGCCGCCGCCGCGCTGCGCGCCGCACTGTCGCGCGCCGATGTGCCGCACCACCACTGCCTCTATGTCGCCCGGGTGCTGGCGGAGCTGAGTGCGGACGGCGCTTGGCCGAGCGCGGCGGGAGCCTGCGCCCTGGTGAGCGCCGCGCTGCGCCGTGCGCCGCCCGCCGGCctgcccgcgcccgcgcccgagGAGCTGGCCGCCGCGCTGCAGCGGTGCGAGGAGCGCTGCGCGGCGCTGGAGGCGGAGAACGCGGCGGACGAGGAGGAGGATACGGCGCTCGCGCTGCTGCCGGGCGCGGGCGAGTgggcgcgcgcgcgcgcgctgCTCGCGCCGCCGGAGCGCCGCGCGCGGCTGTTGCGGCGGCTGGCGGCGGCGGTGCGCGCGGGCGACGCGGCGCGCTACTGGGAGGAGAGCGGCGCGGcgctggcggcggcggcggcgc AGAGCGCGGGCGCGCCGCTGTGGGCGTGgagcgcggcgcgcggcgcggccgAACGCCTGCGCGCGCTGGCGCCGCGCGGCGACGTGGCGGCGCTAGCGGCGCTGCTGCCGCTGCTGGCGCGCGCGCTGCGCGAGGACTGCGCGCCGCCCGACGCGGAGCGACTGgtgcgcgcggcgcggcgcgtgGTGTCGAGCGGCAGCGGCGCGCTGCTGTGGGCGCTGCGCCTGGAGGCGgaggcgcgcgcgccgcgcccacGCCTGCAGCACGCGCTGTACGCGGCGCTGGACGCGGCGCCGCACGCCAAG TGGCTGTACGTGCGCGGCGCCGCGTGGTGCGGCGGCGAGGCGGCCGCGCTGGCCGACGCGCTGCTGGAGCGCCAGCTGCGCCTGCACGCGCTGCCCGACGAGCTGCGTCCCCCGCCCGACGCGCCCGACGCGCCCGACGCGCCCGCGCGCTGA
- the LOC123870455 gene encoding uncharacterized protein LOC123870455, with protein MPVLHAGRGRAAERALGAAVARRAAAAGARVRRARRAQAAPHGRRAHLARRPARRRACVHSPHTWPTTPHSCQPGVRLSARSALLSRDELLRLARVFAALGVRKLRLTGGEPTLRADLLDVVRAYTLPTHGPQHHTHVSQLVPCAGQYCMPAEGVRLSARSACASCASRAASPPCAPTCSTSCVRTLSPHMAHNTTLMSAGRAAERALGVRKLRLTGGEPTLRADLLDVVRAYTLPTHGPQHHTHVSQLVPCAGQYCMPAEGVRLSARSALLSRDELLRLARVFAALGVRKLRLTGGEPTLRADLLDVVRAYTLPTHGPQHHTHVSQLVPCAGQYCMPAEGVRLSARSALLSRDELLRLARVFAALGVRKLRLTGGEPTLRADLLDVVRAYTLPTHGPQHHTHVSQLVPCAGQYCMPAEGVRLSARSALLSRDELLRLARVFAALGVRKLRLTGG; from the exons AT GCCAGTACTGCATGCCGGCCGAGGGCGTGCGGCTGAGCGCGCGCTCGGCGCTGCTGTCGCGCGACGAGCTGCTGCGGCTGGCGCGCGTGTTCGCCGCGCTCGGCGTGCGCAAGCTGCGCCTCACGGGCGGCGAGCCCACCTTGCGCGCCGACCTGCTCGACGTCGTGCGTGCGTACACTCTCCCCACACATGGCCCACAACACCACACTCATGTCAGCC GGGCGTGCGGCTGAGCGCGCGCTCGGCGCTGCTGTCGCGCGACGAGCTGCTGCGGCTGGCGCGCGTGTTCGCCGCGCTCGGCGTGCGCAAGCTGCGCCTCACGGGCGGCGAGCCCACCTTGCGCGCCGACCTGCTCGACGTCGTGCGTGCGTACACTCTCCCCACACATGGCCCACAACACCACACTCATGTCAGCCAGCTCGTGCCGTGCGCAGGCCAGTACTGCATGCCGGCCGAGGGCGTGCGGCTGAGCGCGCGCTCGGCG TGCGCAAGCTGCGCCTCACGGGCGGCGAGCCCACCTTGCGCGCCGACCTGCTCGACGTCGTGCGTGCGTACACTCTCCCCACACATGGCCCACAACACCACACTCATGTCAGCC GGGCGTGCGGCTGAGCGCGCGCTCGGCG TGCGCAAGCTGCGCCTCACGGGCGGCGAGCCCACCTTGCGCGCCGACCTGCTCGACGTCGTGCGTGCGTACACTCTCCCCACACATGGCCCACAACACCACACTCATGTCAGCCAGCTCGTGCCGTGCGCAGGCCAGTACTGCATGCCGGCCGAGGGCGTGCGGCTGAGCGCGCGCTCGGCGCTGCTGTCGCGCGACGAGCTGCTGCGGCTGGCGCGCGTGTTCGCCGCGCTCGGCGTGCGCAAGCTGCGCCTCACGGGCGGCGAGCCCACCTTGCGCGCCGACCTGCTCGACGTCGTGCGTGCGTACACTCTCCCCACACATGGCCCACAACACCACACTCATGTCAGCCAGCTCGTGCCGTGCGCAGGCCAGTACTGCATGCCGGCCGAGGGCGTGCGGCTGAGCGCGCGCTCGGCGCTGCTGTCGCGCGACGAGCTGCTGCGGCTGGCGCGCGTGTTCGCCGCGCTCGGCGTGCGCAAGCTGCGCCTCACGGGCGGCGAGCCCACCTTGCGCGCCGACCTGCTCGACGTCGTGCGTGCGTACACTCTCCCCACACATGGCCCACAACACCACACTCATGTCAGCCAGCTCGTGCCGTGCGCAGGCCAGTACTGCATGCCGGCCGAGGGCGTGCGGCTGAGCGCGCGCTCGGCGCTGCTGTCGCGCGACGAGCTGCTGCGGCTGGCGCGCGTGTTCGCCGCGCTCGGCGTGCGCAAGCTGCGCCTCACGGGCGGCTAG